In Candidatus Nomurabacteria bacterium, the following proteins share a genomic window:
- a CDS encoding disulfide bond formation protein B gives MSLLNTLNLLFASGGLVLAVVTIGLYVDYFYNQSKFFDRWLARFAWSIVMVTTIGSVAITLLYSEYFGFVPCSLCWLQRIAMYPQALLSVMAFRMKERVFFPLYSIALSVFGFVVAVYHYIYQMQPKEELANGVMPCLADGSADCATKVIDMFGFVTFPLLSAITFAFLIVVYLNMRRGGRE, from the coding sequence ATGTCCTTACTAAACACTCTTAATCTTTTGTTTGCTTCTGGTGGACTCGTTTTGGCGGTGGTGACCATTGGCTTGTATGTAGATTATTTCTATAACCAAAGTAAGTTTTTTGACCGTTGGCTGGCTCGGTTTGCTTGGTCGATTGTTATGGTGACTACTATCGGTAGTGTAGCTATTACACTTCTATACTCGGAGTATTTTGGTTTTGTGCCATGTTCACTTTGTTGGTTGCAACGGATTGCCATGTATCCGCAGGCTTTGCTTTCGGTGATGGCTTTCAGAATGAAGGAGCGCGTATTTTTCCCGCTATACAGTATTGCTTTGTCGGTATTTGGTTTTGTGGTCGCTGTCTATCACTACATCTACCAAATGCAACCAAAAGAAGAATTGGCTAACGGCGTCATGCCTTGCTTGGCTGATGGTTCGGCTGACTGTGCGACTAAGGTGATTGATATGTTCGGCTTTGTGACCTTCCCGCTATTGTCCGCGATAACTTTCGCTTTCTTGATTGTGGTGTATTTGAATATGCGGAGGGGAGGGAGAGAATAG